The following proteins are encoded in a genomic region of Gimesia sp.:
- a CDS encoding carboxylate--amine ligase, whose amino-acid sequence MAEKNPDKGYIALLGWSLGAIEAAENFDRRYIVIAPEWAEDYAREHGIPYLPWNFERLNERSLEIAEQLQEKGVDIAIPLFEETVEWAGAINSVLRQNPRLHGQAVLFRDKALMKRRAQLGGIRVGIFEEAHDRDDVIRFIRRVNQTLLKLDGDPDDPIHVKAFDKAGCLGHRMISTPEEVYRIPDEEFPLLMESHLDGHEFAVEAWIHDGKIRFLNISEYVRLGYSVFVPPSPELEKWRPRIIEEVEKLIHTFDIQFGQIHPEYFLTSDGTMYFGEVAYRPPGFKAFELIERAYGFNPYQASMLVFDPKTTEEEIQEFFSEDVQKAKGHAGCFAVYPRRWVVNRLEIPDEILDHEYFEFHELPEPLESKVSKRSAFGTHWGLLFFFGEDPVQLKELLEHQEELDFYV is encoded by the coding sequence ATGGCTGAAAAAAATCCTGATAAAGGTTATATCGCATTACTAGGCTGGTCTTTAGGCGCCATTGAAGCCGCAGAGAATTTTGACCGGCGTTACATCGTCATCGCCCCCGAGTGGGCCGAAGACTACGCCCGCGAGCACGGCATTCCCTATCTTCCCTGGAACTTTGAACGTCTCAATGAACGTTCGCTGGAAATCGCTGAACAGTTGCAGGAGAAAGGGGTCGACATCGCGATACCCCTGTTCGAAGAGACTGTAGAATGGGCAGGCGCCATCAACTCCGTACTGCGTCAGAACCCACGACTCCACGGCCAGGCGGTTCTGTTTCGTGATAAAGCTCTCATGAAACGCCGGGCCCAACTCGGCGGGATTCGCGTCGGGATCTTCGAAGAAGCCCACGATCGTGACGACGTGATTCGCTTCATCCGCCGGGTCAACCAGACGCTGCTCAAACTCGACGGCGACCCGGATGACCCGATCCACGTGAAAGCCTTCGATAAAGCAGGCTGCCTGGGCCATCGTATGATCAGCACGCCGGAGGAAGTCTATCGGATTCCTGACGAGGAATTTCCCCTGCTGATGGAAAGTCATCTCGACGGACACGAGTTTGCCGTCGAGGCCTGGATCCACGATGGGAAAATCCGCTTTCTCAACATCTCGGAATATGTCCGCCTGGGCTACTCCGTCTTCGTGCCCCCCTCTCCCGAGCTGGAAAAGTGGCGACCCCGCATCATCGAAGAAGTCGAAAAACTGATTCACACGTTCGATATCCAGTTCGGCCAGATTCACCCGGAATACTTTCTCACCAGTGACGGAACCATGTATTTCGGCGAAGTCGCCTATCGTCCGCCGGGCTTCAAAGCCTTTGAGCTCATCGAACGGGCGTACGGCTTTAATCCCTATCAGGCCTCGATGCTGGTCTTCGATCCCAAAACCACGGAAGAGGAAATCCAGGAATTCTTTTCCGAGGACGTGCAGAAAGCCAAGGGACACGCGGGCTGTTTCGCCGTTTATCCGCGGCGCTGGGTCGTCAATCGGCTGGAAATTCCGGACGAAATACTGGATCACGAGTATTTTGAATTTCATGAACTCCCCGAACCGCTTGAATCCAAGGTCTCCAAACGATCCGCATTCGGCACGCACTGGGGGCTCTTATTCTTTTTCGGAGAAGATCCTGTTCAATTGAAGGAGCTTCTGGAACATCAGGAAGAGCTGGACTTTTACGTATAA